A genomic stretch from Halobellus sp. LT62 includes:
- a CDS encoding homoserine dehydrogenase, with amino-acid sequence MSDGKRLAVLGAGAVGSSVVDLAAEYGHEVVAFADSSAAVVDADGIDAAAALERKQTEGTVGDADPDAALAADYDVLVEATPTTLGDAEPGFSHLKTALERDRHVVLANKGPVAERYGDVRALERESAGNVRFEATVGGAIPIISTVEDLSPSHVTAARGVLNGTANFILSRMAAEGIDYEHVLAEAQDLGVAEADPTFDVEGTDAALKCVILANVLSAGEREFTLSDAEVEGITNVPGSALELAAEDGRTIRLVGEATRDGIRVGPRLIPQNAALAVTGTRNIAQLETTNAGQLNLSGRGAGGPETASAVLGDVGRLD; translated from the coding sequence ATGAGCGACGGAAAGCGACTCGCCGTCCTCGGCGCGGGCGCGGTCGGCAGTTCCGTCGTCGACCTCGCCGCCGAGTACGGCCACGAGGTCGTCGCCTTCGCGGACTCCTCCGCTGCGGTCGTCGACGCCGACGGCATCGACGCCGCGGCGGCGTTAGAGCGGAAGCAGACCGAGGGAACCGTCGGCGACGCCGACCCCGACGCGGCGCTTGCCGCCGACTACGACGTGCTCGTCGAGGCGACGCCGACGACGCTCGGGGACGCGGAACCCGGATTTTCGCACCTCAAAACGGCGCTGGAGCGCGACCGACACGTCGTCCTCGCGAACAAGGGGCCGGTCGCAGAGCGATACGGCGACGTCCGCGCACTGGAGCGTGAGAGCGCTGGAAACGTCCGTTTCGAGGCCACCGTCGGCGGCGCGATTCCGATCATCTCGACGGTCGAGGACCTTTCGCCCTCGCACGTCACCGCCGCCCGCGGCGTGCTCAACGGCACGGCGAACTTCATCCTCTCGCGGATGGCCGCCGAGGGTATCGACTACGAGCACGTGCTCGCGGAGGCGCAGGACCTCGGCGTCGCGGAGGCGGACCCGACGTTCGACGTCGAGGGGACCGACGCGGCGCTGAAGTGTGTCATCCTCGCGAACGTACTCTCGGCGGGCGAGCGGGAGTTCACGCTCTCGGACGCCGAAGTCGAGGGCATTACGAACGTGCCCGGCAGCGCGCTCGAACTCGCCGCAGAAGACGGACGGACGATCAGACTGGTCGGCGAGGCGACCCGCGACGGTATTCGGGTCGGGCCGCGACTCATCCCGCAGAACGCCGCGCTCGCGGTGACCGGGACGCGCAACATCGCGCAGTTGGAGACGACGAACGCGGGACAACTGAACCTCAGCGGTCGCGGTGCGGGCGGTCCTGAGACGGCCTCGGCGGTTCTCGGCGACGTGGGACGGCTCGATTAG
- the rpsJ gene encoding 30S ribosomal protein S10, translating to MQQARVRLAGTSPDDLDDICDDVREIANKTGVNLSGPIPLPTKTLEVPARKSPDGEGTATWEHWEMRVHKRLIDIDADERALRQLMRIQVPNDVSIEIVLED from the coding sequence ATGCAGCAGGCACGCGTCCGTCTCGCCGGAACGAGCCCGGACGACCTCGACGACATCTGCGACGATGTCCGCGAGATCGCGAACAAAACGGGGGTTAACCTCAGCGGACCGATCCCGCTGCCGACGAAGACGCTCGAAGTGCCCGCGCGGAAGTCCCCCGACGGAGAGGGGACGGCCACGTGGGAGCACTGGGAGATGCGCGTCCACAAGCGTCTCATCGACATCGACGCCGACGAACGCGCGCTCCGGCAGCTGATGCGGATTCAGGTGCCGAACGACGTCAGCATCGAGATCGTCCTCGAAGACTGA
- a CDS encoding DUF1059 domain-containing protein has translation MAKEISCREAGYDCDFMIRSEDENQLIEFVQEHARETHDTQMSPTDIRGAWKTV, from the coding sequence ATGGCCAAAGAAATCTCCTGTCGAGAAGCAGGATACGACTGCGACTTTATGATTCGATCCGAGGACGAGAACCAGCTCATCGAATTCGTCCAAGAACACGCACGGGAGACGCACGACACCCAGATGTCGCCGACAGACATCAGAGGCGCGTGGAAAACGGTGTGA
- a CDS encoding amino acid-binding protein yields the protein MTPALGSDSETERADDAERSGRSRGDIDDADREPQPHTIRLELADEPGQLLAALEPISENGGNLLSIFHERGNVTPRGRIPVEVDVEATPDRFEAIVAALREGGLNVVQAGAEHYAEEVVVLLVGHLVDTDLSDTLRRVEGNPATSIADFSLNAPEGRNDTSSARLRIATRAGETTAALELVREIASEKDLHVVEPLAGGAL from the coding sequence GTGACCCCCGCACTCGGATCCGACTCTGAGACGGAGCGTGCGGACGACGCGGAGCGGAGCGGGCGATCCCGCGGCGATATCGACGACGCCGACCGCGAGCCCCAGCCGCACACCATTCGGCTCGAACTCGCGGACGAACCGGGGCAGCTTCTGGCCGCTCTCGAACCGATCTCGGAGAACGGTGGGAACCTGCTGTCGATCTTCCACGAGCGGGGGAACGTCACCCCGCGGGGTCGAATCCCCGTCGAGGTCGACGTCGAGGCCACGCCGGACCGTTTCGAGGCGATCGTCGCGGCGCTCCGCGAGGGCGGACTCAACGTCGTGCAGGCGGGCGCGGAACACTACGCCGAGGAGGTCGTCGTGCTCCTCGTCGGCCACCTTGTCGACACCGACCTCTCCGATACGCTCCGTCGGGTCGAAGGGAACCCCGCGACCTCGATCGCGGACTTCTCGCTGAACGCGCCCGAGGGTCGTAACGACACCTCGAGCGCGCGCCTGCGCATCGCGACACGCGCGGGCGAGACGACGGCGGCGCTGGAACTCGTTCGCGAGATCGCATCGGAGAAGGACCTCCACGTCGTTGAACCGCTCGCGGGAGGTGCGCTATGA
- a CDS encoding sensor histidine kinase: protein MQTQLLSLLDRIGFGSPPESVRSHGGSPVRIVASAVVSLTGLALLVPNLFPLLEGSGAFAVVLGLLGAVVSVGLVVVGGLLYTSGFSDTNAVRIAAWNVLGVVVLGSVMFAHAVAQNRLSGGIAPSMFTVGNLLAIGAAAHVIIGVYDARRVRAEQLARERRRTAVLNRVLRHNLRNEAQVLAGHADIVADIPDDAQLRRSAGVLKRSADTVGSLAEGAKTITRERDRAPDEYEPADPTAVFEEAVERARDRYPDVAFDFDAPDEIDATVRASDGLRTALNELLENAAEHGESPVDASVRVLPQTIELSVTDHGDGIPTHERDVVVGDADITQLTHGSGLGLWVAKTVADTHRGSLSFSDAPESTTVTLSLPRA from the coding sequence ATGCAAACGCAATTACTCTCTCTTCTCGATCGGATCGGCTTCGGATCGCCGCCGGAGTCGGTGCGCTCACACGGCGGATCGCCGGTCCGGATCGTCGCCAGTGCCGTCGTTTCGCTGACCGGCCTCGCGCTGTTAGTCCCGAACCTCTTTCCGCTCCTCGAGGGCAGCGGGGCGTTTGCAGTCGTGCTCGGTCTCCTCGGTGCGGTCGTTTCAGTCGGCCTCGTCGTCGTCGGCGGGCTGTTGTACACCAGCGGGTTCAGCGACACGAACGCCGTTCGCATCGCGGCTTGGAACGTCCTCGGTGTCGTCGTCTTGGGAAGCGTGATGTTCGCGCACGCCGTCGCACAGAACCGCCTCTCCGGTGGGATCGCCCCCTCGATGTTCACCGTCGGCAATCTGCTCGCGATCGGCGCGGCCGCGCACGTCATCATCGGCGTGTACGACGCCCGGCGGGTCCGCGCGGAACAACTCGCTCGCGAACGGCGTCGGACGGCGGTGCTGAACCGAGTGCTCAGACATAACCTCCGCAACGAGGCGCAGGTGCTCGCCGGGCATGCCGACATCGTCGCCGACATCCCCGACGACGCGCAGCTCCGGCGCTCGGCCGGCGTGCTGAAACGCAGCGCCGACACCGTCGGCAGTCTCGCGGAGGGCGCGAAGACGATCACGCGCGAGCGCGACAGAGCGCCCGACGAATACGAGCCGGCGGATCCGACGGCCGTGTTCGAGGAGGCCGTCGAGCGCGCGCGAGACCGGTATCCTGACGTCGCGTTCGATTTCGACGCGCCGGACGAGATCGACGCGACAGTCCGCGCCAGCGACGGGCTCCGCACGGCGCTGAACGAGTTGCTCGAAAACGCCGCCGAGCACGGCGAATCGCCGGTCGACGCGTCCGTTCGTGTCCTCCCGCAGACGATCGAGCTGTCCGTCACCGACCACGGCGACGGTATCCCCACCCACGAGCGCGACGTCGTCGTCGGCGACGCCGACATCACGCAGCTGACGCACGGAAGCGGACTGGGGCTGTGGGTCGCAAAGACCGTAGCTGACACGCACCGCGGTTCGCTGTCGTTCTCAGACGCACCCGAGTCGACGACGGTCACGCTATCGCTTCCGCGGGCGTAG
- the tuf gene encoding translation elongation factor EF-1 subunit alpha: MSDKPHQNLAIIGHVDHGKSTLVGRLLFETGSVPEHVIEQHREEAEEKGKGGFEFAYVMDNLAEERERGVTIDIAHQEFDTDEYYFTIVDCPGHRDFVKNMITGASQADNAVLVVAADDGVAPQTREHVFLARTLGINELIIGVNKMDLVDYSEDTYNDVKEEVNQLLKQVQFNSDDALYIPISAFEGDNISEESENTSWYDGPTLLEALNGLPEPQPPTDAPLRLPIQDVYTISGIGTVPVGRVETGTISPGDNVSFQPSDVGGEVKTVEMHHEEVPQAGPGDNVGFNVRGIGKDDIRRGDVCGPADDPPSVAETFKAQIVVMQHPSVITAGYTPVFHAHTAQVACTIESIDQKLDPASGEVAEENPDFIQSGDAAVVTVRPQKPLSIEPSGEIPELGSFAVRDMGQTIAAGKVLEVNER; this comes from the coding sequence ATGAGTGACAAACCGCACCAGAACTTGGCCATTATCGGCCACGTCGACCACGGAAAGAGTACGCTGGTCGGGCGACTCCTGTTCGAGACAGGGTCCGTCCCGGAGCACGTAATCGAACAGCACCGAGAAGAAGCCGAAGAGAAGGGCAAGGGCGGATTCGAGTTCGCCTACGTGATGGACAACCTCGCCGAGGAGCGCGAGCGTGGTGTCACCATCGACATCGCCCACCAGGAGTTCGACACCGACGAGTACTACTTCACCATCGTCGACTGTCCGGGCCACCGTGACTTCGTCAAGAACATGATCACGGGTGCCTCGCAGGCTGACAACGCGGTCCTCGTCGTCGCCGCCGACGACGGTGTCGCGCCCCAGACCCGCGAGCACGTCTTCCTCGCCCGCACGCTCGGTATCAACGAGCTCATCATCGGCGTGAACAAGATGGACCTCGTCGACTACAGCGAGGACACCTACAACGACGTCAAAGAGGAGGTCAATCAGCTCCTCAAGCAGGTTCAGTTCAACTCCGACGACGCACTGTACATCCCGATCTCGGCTTTCGAGGGCGACAACATCTCCGAAGAGTCCGAGAACACGTCGTGGTACGACGGCCCGACCCTGCTGGAAGCGCTCAACGGCCTGCCGGAGCCGCAGCCGCCGACGGACGCGCCGCTGCGCCTGCCGATCCAGGACGTTTACACCATCTCCGGTATCGGGACGGTCCCGGTCGGACGTGTCGAGACGGGTACGATCAGCCCCGGCGACAACGTCTCCTTCCAGCCGTCGGACGTCGGCGGCGAGGTCAAGACCGTCGAGATGCACCACGAGGAAGTGCCGCAGGCCGGCCCCGGTGACAACGTCGGGTTCAACGTCCGCGGCATCGGCAAGGACGACATCCGCCGCGGTGACGTCTGTGGCCCCGCCGACGATCCGCCGTCGGTCGCCGAGACGTTCAAAGCGCAGATCGTCGTGATGCAGCACCCCTCGGTCATCACCGCGGGCTACACGCCGGTCTTCCACGCCCACACGGCGCAGGTCGCCTGTACGATCGAGTCGATCGATCAGAAGCTCGACCCCGCCTCGGGTGAGGTCGCGGAGGAGAACCCCGACTTCATCCAGTCCGGCGACGCAGCGGTCGTCACCGTGCGACCGCAGAAGCCGCTCAGCATCGAGCCGTCTGGCGAGATCCCCGAGCTCGGGTCCTTCGCTGTCCGCGACATGGGTCAGACCATCGCGGCCGGAAAGGTCCTCGAGGTCAACGAGCGATAG
- a CDS encoding elongation factor EF-2, producing the protein MGRRKKIVQECEQLMDKPEQIRNIAIAAHVDHGKTTLTDNLLAGAGMIADEGEATRLMMDTEEDEQERGITIDAANVSMTHEYEDKNHLINLIDTPGHVDFGGDVTRAMRAVDGALVVVDAVEGAMPQTETVVRQALREGVKPALFINKVDRLISELQEGPEEMQERLMDVIGDVNELIRGMTEDRDDIDDWTVSVEGGTVAFGSALYKWGVSAPSMVRTGIGFPEIIEMERNDQRLELHEQTPLSDVVLDMVAEHFPNPLDAQPRRIPRVWRGDDESELARQMREVDDDGEVVFMVTDISMDPHAGEIATGRLFSGTIKQGQELYVSGTAGKNRVQSVGIFMGGEREELDRGVPAGNIAAVTGLRDAIAGSTVSSVEMTPFESIEHISEPVITKSVEAENMDDLPKLIETLQQVAKEDPTIRVEINEDTGEHLISGQGELHLEVITQRIQKNQGIPVQTGEPIVVYREAPQQASREVEGVSPNRHNKFYITVEPLSEDIVDAIKLGEVSMDMPELERREALQEAGMDKDTSQEVEHIHGTNILIDDTKGIQHLNETMELVIEGLDEALDDGPLANEPVQGALLRLHDAKLHEDTIHRGPAQVIPAVRDAVHRALIDADIKLLEPIQNVRIDVPSEHMGSASGEIQGRRGRVDDMFQEGDLMVIEGIAPVEEMIGFSSDIRSATEGRASWNTENAGFRVLVDNLQREKIMEIRERKGMKLELPSSVDQF; encoded by the coding sequence ATGGGCCGACGAAAGAAGATCGTACAAGAGTGTGAGCAACTGATGGACAAACCGGAGCAGATCCGGAACATCGCCATCGCGGCTCACGTCGATCACGGGAAGACGACGCTGACGGACAACCTCCTCGCGGGGGCGGGTATGATCGCCGACGAGGGCGAGGCGACCCGTCTGATGATGGACACCGAAGAGGACGAGCAGGAGCGCGGGATCACCATCGACGCGGCTAACGTTTCGATGACCCACGAGTACGAGGACAAAAACCACCTCATCAACCTCATCGACACGCCCGGCCACGTCGACTTCGGTGGCGACGTGACCCGCGCGATGCGCGCCGTCGACGGTGCGCTCGTCGTCGTCGACGCCGTCGAGGGCGCGATGCCGCAGACCGAGACGGTCGTTCGGCAGGCGCTGCGGGAGGGCGTCAAGCCCGCGCTGTTCATCAACAAGGTCGACCGACTCATCTCCGAACTCCAAGAGGGTCCCGAGGAGATGCAAGAGCGGCTGATGGACGTCATCGGAGACGTCAACGAACTCATCCGCGGGATGACCGAGGATCGAGACGACATCGACGACTGGACGGTCTCCGTCGAGGGCGGCACCGTCGCGTTCGGATCCGCCCTCTACAAGTGGGGCGTCTCCGCGCCGTCGATGGTCCGCACGGGCATCGGCTTCCCCGAGATCATCGAGATGGAGCGCAACGACCAGCGGCTCGAACTCCACGAGCAGACGCCGCTGTCGGACGTCGTGCTCGATATGGTCGCCGAGCACTTCCCGAACCCGCTCGACGCCCAGCCCCGCCGTATCCCGCGCGTCTGGCGCGGCGACGACGAGTCCGAGCTCGCGCGCCAGATGCGCGAGGTCGACGACGACGGCGAGGTCGTCTTCATGGTGACGGACATCTCGATGGACCCCCACGCGGGCGAGATCGCCACCGGGCGACTGTTCAGCGGGACGATCAAGCAGGGCCAAGAGCTGTACGTCTCCGGGACGGCCGGAAAGAACCGCGTGCAGTCGGTCGGGATCTTCATGGGCGGCGAGCGCGAGGAGCTCGACCGCGGCGTCCCCGCCGGGAACATCGCGGCCGTCACTGGCCTTCGTGACGCCATCGCCGGTTCGACCGTCTCCTCCGTGGAGATGACGCCGTTCGAGTCGATCGAGCACATCTCCGAGCCGGTCATCACGAAGTCCGTCGAGGCGGAGAACATGGACGACCTGCCGAAGCTCATCGAGACGCTCCAGCAGGTCGCGAAGGAGGACCCGACGATCCGCGTCGAGATTAACGAGGACACCGGCGAGCACCTGATCAGCGGGCAGGGCGAACTGCACCTCGAGGTCATCACCCAGCGTATCCAGAAGAATCAGGGGATTCCGGTTCAGACCGGTGAACCGATCGTCGTCTACCGCGAGGCCCCACAGCAGGCCTCCCGCGAGGTCGAGGGTGTCTCGCCGAACCGCCACAACAAGTTCTACATCACCGTCGAACCCCTCTCGGAGGATATCGTCGACGCGATCAAGCTCGGCGAGGTCTCGATGGATATGCCCGAACTGGAGCGCCGCGAGGCGCTGCAGGAGGCCGGGATGGACAAAGACACCTCCCAAGAGGTCGAGCACATCCACGGCACCAACATCCTCATCGACGACACGAAGGGTATCCAGCACCTCAACGAGACGATGGAGCTCGTCATCGAGGGTCTCGACGAGGCGCTCGACGACGGTCCGCTGGCCAACGAGCCAGTGCAGGGGGCGCTGCTCCGCCTGCACGACGCGAAGCTCCACGAGGACACCATCCACCGCGGTCCGGCGCAGGTTATTCCTGCAGTTCGGGACGCCGTTCACCGCGCGCTCATCGACGCCGACATCAAGCTGCTCGAACCCATCCAGAACGTCCGCATCGACGTTCCGTCCGAACACATGGGTTCGGCGTCCGGCGAGATTCAGGGTCGTCGCGGCCGCGTCGACGACATGTTCCAAGAGGGCGACCTGATGGTCATCGAGGGCATCGCGCCCGTCGAAGAGATGATCGGCTTCTCCTCGGACATCCGCTCGGCGACCGAGGGTCGCGCGTCGTGGAACACCGAGAACGCCGGTTTCCGCGTGCTCGTGGACAACCTCCAGCGCGAGAAGATTATGGAGATCCGCGAGCGCAAAGGGATGAAGCTCGAACTCCCGAGCTCGGTCGACCAGTTCTAA